In Thermogemmatispora onikobensis, the genomic window CGTCTGCCGCTGACATCAGCCTTCACCCCCTTCTGACACTCGCTGTGGCTCGCTGGCAGGCTCTGCTGCTTCGCTTTCTGGAGGAGCCCCTGCCCCAATCATGGTGATCAGAAAGACGCTATCCTGCAGCGCTTCAACGCTATGAGCCACGCGCGGCTCTAAATGCAACAGCGTTCCTGCGCGCATGCTGATACGCTCGTGCTCCAGCGTGAAGATGA contains:
- a CDS encoding cupin domain-containing protein; the protein is TAGRQLLLALQEGQRQGEHRTSYHAFIQVISGHLIFTLEHERISMRAGTLLHLEPRVAHSVEALQDSVFLITMIGAGAPPESEAAEPASEPQRVSEGGEG